Below is a genomic region from Candidatus Omnitrophota bacterium.
AAAGAAGGTGGAGGACCCGGACAGGTTCGGCGTCGTAGAATTCGACGGGAAGAGGATCGTCTCCATAGAGGAGAAGCCCAGGAAGCCGAAGTCCAACTACGCCGTTACGGGCATATACATGTACGATAACCGTGTCTTCGACATCATACGGACGCTGAAGCCGTCGCGGCGCGGAGAGATGGAGATCACGGACGTCAATAACGCATACCTGAAAAAGGGAGAGTTGTCCTACAGTGTATTGAACGGCTGGTGGACCGATTCCGGGACGTTCGATTCGCTCCTTAGGGCGAATAACTTAGTAGCGAAGAAAGCCGGGAGTTCGGAGTTTGGAGTTGGGAGGAAAAGAAAATAATATAATATGAAAAAAATACTCGTAACAGGCGGGGCCGGGTTCATCGGCTCGAATTTCATCAGACATATACTTAAGACGTATGACGATTATTCCGTGGTCAATCTCGACAAGCTGACCTATTGCGGCAACCTGGAGAACCTGAAGGATGTCGAGAAGGACAAGCGGTATAAGTTCGTCAGGGGCGATATCGCCGACAGGAAAGTCGTGGAGTCCCTGGTGAAGGGATGCGATGTGATAATAAACTTTGCCGCCGAGACCCACGTCGACCGTTCCATAAAAAAATCCGACGACTTCATAAGGACGAACGTCTTCGGTACGCACACGCTCCTTGAGGCGGCCAGGGGTTCCGGCATAGACCTCTTCGTGCAGATATCTACCGACGAGGTGTACGGCAGCATCCAGGAGGGTTCTTTCAAAGAGACGGACGGCCTGAACCCGAACAGCCCGTATTCCGCCACTAAGGCCGCGGGCGACCTCCTGGCCAGGTCGTATTTCGTTACGCACAAGCTGCCGGTCATAGTGACGCGCAGCTCGAACAATTTCGGCCCTTTCCAATACCCGGAAAAGGTCATACCGCTCTTCATCACCAACGCCCTCGAGGATAAGAAGCTTCCGCTCTACGCGGACGGTATGAATATGAGGGACTGGCTTTTCGTGGAAGACAACTGCACGGCGATAGATAAGGTCATGCACAAAGGGAAGCCGGGCGGGATCTACAATATAGGCGTCGGAGGCGAGACCACCAACCTGGAGCTTACCCACGCGATATTGGATATACTCGGCAAAGGCAGGGACCTCATACAGTTCGTAAAGGACAGGCCCGGCCACGACAAGCGTTATGCGCTCGATATAAGCAGGATAAGCGAGCTCGGCTGGAAACCGGAACACGATTTCAGGTCGGCGCTTGAGCTTACCGTAGAGTGGTACAGGAATAACGAGAAGTGGTGGAAGCGATTGCTCAAATGCCGCCAAGACATAAAATACTGATAACCGGATCGAGCGGCATGCTCGGGATCGATCTTTCGCAGGAACTGCACGGCGACTATACGGTAATAGGTGCGGATGTGGTCCACGGTCCACGGTCCATGGTCCATGGTTTTGAAAGTTGCGATGTAACGGATAAGAAGAGGGTCGCGGAGGTGGTGGAGGGCGCCAATCCCGATGTCGTCATCCACGCTGCCGCATTCACGGATGTGGACGGGTGCGAATCAAATGAGGCGAAGGCCCGCGCGATAAACGTCGAAGGCGCGGGGAACGTCGCCGCTGCATGCAGAGATGCCGGCGCGGCCATCATATACATCAGCACCGATTTCGTATTTGACGGCGCGAAGAAGACGCCTTACCTTGAGACGGACAGGACGCGCCCGTTGAGCATATACGGGAAGTCGAAACTCGAGGGCGAGGAAGCGATAAAGGGCATGACAGGGAGGCACTATATACTTCGCACGAGCTGGCTTTACGGAAGATACGGAAAGAACTTCGTCGATACCATAATAAATAAGGCGCGGACGGAGAAGGTCTTGAAGGTGGTGGACGACCAGGTCGGCTCCCCGACGTATACGAAGGACCTGGCTAAAGCGATTCATGCGTTGCTGGACAAGCTCAGCCCAAAGCCCACGGCCCATAGCCCAGAACGCTATGGAATTTATCATATTTCCAACTCGGGAACCGTCTCATGGTACGAATACGCGAAGACGATACTGGAAATGGCCGGGTCTGGGACGAAAGTCATCCCGATATCGTCTAAAGAGCTGGCCCGGCCGGCCAACAGGCCTGCCATGTCGGTGCTGGACAATGAAAAATTCACCGGGTATACCGGATATATCATGCGCAGCTGGAAAAGCGCTTTGAGAGAGTATCTGTCAGAAACGCCAAGAAAAGGGGAATGATATGCTGAGGGAACTTGAGAAGAAGATATTGAGCAAGAAGGCGAAGATAGGCATCATCGGTCTCGGCTATGTCGGCTTACCGCTGGCCGTCAGTTTCGCCAAAAAGGGGTTCAACGTGTGCGGTATGGACATAGATGCCAAGAAGGTAAAGAAATTGAACAACGGCGAATCGTACATACTCGATGTTTCCAGCTCGGACCTTGCAGAGGCGAGGAGAAAGAAGAACCTGCGCGGCACATCCGACTTCAGCGCGATAAAGGGTCTCGACGCCATCATCATATGCGTCCCGACGCCGCTCAATAAGTCGAAGGAGCCGGACGTCTCTTATATCGTATCCGCCGTAGGGAGCATAAAGAAGCATATGAAACGGGGACAGCTCATGGTGCTGGAGTCGACCACCTACCCGGGTACGACCGAAGAGGTGATGCTGCCGATACTGGAATCGGACGGCCTTAAAGAGGGGGAGGATTTCTATCTGGCCTTCTCGCCTGAAAGGGTCGACCCGGGGAATAAGAGATACCACACGGAGAATACGCCGAAGATAATAGGTGGTATATCGGAAAAGTCGACGATGATAGCCAAATTGCTGTACGAGCAGGCCATAGAGACGATAGTGCCCGTCTCGTCGAGCAAGGTCGCGGAGATGGTAAAACTACTTGAGAACACTTTCAGGATAGTGAATATCGGTCTCGTGAACGAGATAATGCTCATGTGCGATAAGCTGGGCATCGACGTCTGGGAAGTCATAGATGCCGCGAAGACGAAACCCTATGGCTTCATGCCTTTCTACCCCGGGCCCGGTGTCGGAGGCCATTGTATACCGGTCGATCCCATATATCTTTCATGGAAGGCCCGCGGACACGGTTTTGAGGCGCGCTTCATAGACCTGGCATCATACGTCAATTCGCAGATGCCTCATTATGTGGTCGATAAGGTCGTTGAAGGGCTTAATGACCACGGTAAGCCGCTGAGGTGTTCCAAGGTCCTGATCCTGGGCGTCGCATACAAAAAGGACGTAAAGGACCTGCGGGAATCGCCCGCCCTAGAGATAATAAATCTGCTCGTAAAGAAGGGGGCGCTGGTCTCTTATTACGACCCGTATCTGCCCTATCTCAAAATAGACGATATAAACCTGAAGGGCCTGCCGTTCAACGAGAGCTCGTTCAGGGATTCCGACTGTGTCGTGATAACCACAGACCACACGGATGTCGATTATAATTTCGTATTGAAGCATTCAAAACTGGTCCTGGACACGCGCAATGTCCTGAAGGGCGCAAAGAAGAGGGATAAGATAATAAAATTATAGGAGAATCATGGCAAGATATCTCGTAACGGGCGGGGCAGGGTTCATAGGTTCAAATATAGTTGAGGAACTTGTAAGGCGCGGCGCGGAGGTGGCGGTCCTCGATAATTTTATAACCGGAAAGAGAGAGAACCTGGCGCCTTTCTCGGGCCGTATAGAGCTGATCGAGGGCGATATAAGGGATGGCAAGGCGCTTGCCGTTGCTCTCAAGGGTGTCGATTTCGTCATCCATCAGGCGGCGCTTCGCTCTGTCCCCAAGTCGGTAGACGATCCTTTCTCGACGAACGATATAAATATAACCGGGACGCTCAAACTGCTCGCCTCGGCGAAGTCGGCGGGCGTCAAGCGTCTCGTCTATGCTTCGTCGAGCTCCGTATACGGGGACGTCAGGAAGTTCCCGCAGAGGGAGTCGGATGTCACATCGCCGATATCCCCTTACGGCGTGTCGAAGCTGGCCGCGGAGTGTTATTGCGTGACCTTTGCCAGGACGTTCGGCCTCGAGACGGTATCGCTCAGGTACTTCAATGTCTTCGGCCCGCGCCAGAACCCGGAGAGCAAGTACTCCGCGGTCATACCCGCGTTCCTGTTCAATATGGTGAAAGGCGAATCGCCGGTGGTAGAATGGGACGGCAGGCAGGCGAGGGACTTCACGTACGTAGGAAATGTCGTGAAGGCGAACCTTAAGGCATGCGTCACGCCGGGCATATCCGGCGAGGTCTTCAACGTCGCCTGCGGCACATCCAAATCGGTCATAGATATAGTGAGGGCCCTCAATAAGATCCTGAAGACGGACGTCAAGCCGCGGTATGCGCCGAAGAGGTCCGGTGATGTACGCAAGACCTACGCCGATACGGCCAAGATGAAAAGGCTGCTTAAGCTCGGCCGCCTGGTCCAGTTCGAAGAGGGGTTACGGCTTACGGTCGAGTGGTTCAGGAAGAATATCTAGGAGAACCAGTTGCTATTCAAAAGCGTCAAGGTCAAAATATTTCTCACGGTATTCCTGGTATATCTCTTCTACATAGCCCCGAACTACATCGCCGCCAATACCTACAGGTATGTGATGCTGGCCAGGGCGGTAGCCGATGACGGCACCTTCAACATCGATAAAGAAGCGGATAATACGCGCGACAGGTCTTCATACGGGGAACATTATTATATAGGCGCCGCCCCGGGCCTGGGGTTGACCGCGGTACCTCTCTACATGGTCCTGAAGCCGGTCATCGGGGCGATGCCTGGGGTCGTCTACCGGGATCACGGGACATCCGTCCTGAACCTCTTCTTCACATTCTTCTTCTCCCTGCTGCCGGGCGCGCTCATAGCGGTGCTCTTATATGAGGTGCTCCAGCAATTCGAGCTGGACGATAATGACCGGATCCTGATCGTCTTAGCATCGGCATTCGGCACGATACTCTTTTACTATTCCACAAAGTTCACCGCCCATACGATGGGCGCATTCCTTTTATTCAGCGCGTTCCATATATTCTTCATCTCCAGGTACCGTCCCGTTCCGC
It encodes:
- the rfbB gene encoding dTDP-glucose 4,6-dehydratase; the encoded protein is MKKILVTGGAGFIGSNFIRHILKTYDDYSVVNLDKLTYCGNLENLKDVEKDKRYKFVRGDIADRKVVESLVKGCDVIINFAAETHVDRSIKKSDDFIRTNVFGTHTLLEAARGSGIDLFVQISTDEVYGSIQEGSFKETDGLNPNSPYSATKAAGDLLARSYFVTHKLPVIVTRSSNNFGPFQYPEKVIPLFITNALEDKKLPLYADGMNMRDWLFVEDNCTAIDKVMHKGKPGGIYNIGVGGETTNLELTHAILDILGKGRDLIQFVKDRPGHDKRYALDISRISELGWKPEHDFRSALELTVEWYRNNEKWWKRLLKCRQDIKY
- the rfbD gene encoding dTDP-4-dehydrorhamnose reductase codes for the protein MPPRHKILITGSSGMLGIDLSQELHGDYTVIGADVVHGPRSMVHGFESCDVTDKKRVAEVVEGANPDVVIHAAAFTDVDGCESNEAKARAINVEGAGNVAAACRDAGAAIIYISTDFVFDGAKKTPYLETDRTRPLSIYGKSKLEGEEAIKGMTGRHYILRTSWLYGRYGKNFVDTIINKARTEKVLKVVDDQVGSPTYTKDLAKAIHALLDKLSPKPTAHSPERYGIYHISNSGTVSWYEYAKTILEMAGSGTKVIPISSKELARPANRPAMSVLDNEKFTGYTGYIMRSWKSALREYLSETPRKGE
- a CDS encoding nucleotide sugar dehydrogenase encodes the protein MLRELEKKILSKKAKIGIIGLGYVGLPLAVSFAKKGFNVCGMDIDAKKVKKLNNGESYILDVSSSDLAEARRKKNLRGTSDFSAIKGLDAIIICVPTPLNKSKEPDVSYIVSAVGSIKKHMKRGQLMVLESTTYPGTTEEVMLPILESDGLKEGEDFYLAFSPERVDPGNKRYHTENTPKIIGGISEKSTMIAKLLYEQAIETIVPVSSSKVAEMVKLLENTFRIVNIGLVNEIMLMCDKLGIDVWEVIDAAKTKPYGFMPFYPGPGVGGHCIPVDPIYLSWKARGHGFEARFIDLASYVNSQMPHYVVDKVVEGLNDHGKPLRCSKVLILGVAYKKDVKDLRESPALEIINLLVKKGALVSYYDPYLPYLKIDDINLKGLPFNESSFRDSDCVVITTDHTDVDYNFVLKHSKLVLDTRNVLKGAKKRDKIIKL
- a CDS encoding SDR family oxidoreductase, giving the protein MARYLVTGGAGFIGSNIVEELVRRGAEVAVLDNFITGKRENLAPFSGRIELIEGDIRDGKALAVALKGVDFVIHQAALRSVPKSVDDPFSTNDINITGTLKLLASAKSAGVKRLVYASSSSVYGDVRKFPQRESDVTSPISPYGVSKLAAECYCVTFARTFGLETVSLRYFNVFGPRQNPESKYSAVIPAFLFNMVKGESPVVEWDGRQARDFTYVGNVVKANLKACVTPGISGEVFNVACGTSKSVIDIVRALNKILKTDVKPRYAPKRSGDVRKTYADTAKMKRLLKLGRLVQFEEGLRLTVEWFRKNI